The DNA segment AGTTGGCTGTAGACGCTGTAGGGAACAATCGTCGTCGAGCCGCCGTATAGAGTAAGTTTTGAACCAGCGGCGTTAATGAATTTAGACAATTGCTGGATATCCTTGGTATTACCAAGCATTGAAGCCCACATTGACTGAAACATAACGTTGTTACTGGTCAATGTTTGAAATTGATCGCCAGCTTGGCGGATCAAATCTTCTACAAGGATAACGGTATTAGTTTTGCCATGGCCGAGATAGATGTCGTTATTCGCATCATTCAGCAGCCATACCCAAAGGGCTTGAGCAATCTTCCCTGAGCCGCTCTTATAGGTTGGAGACCAACCGTTAGCTTGCATCTGTTCCAATTGATTGGCAAGAGAGCCATCAAGTGACGCCCAACCACCCTTAAGAGTTGACAAATTATTATATGTTACCGGGGTAGCAAATATATTGTCCTTACATTGGCTGGCATGGGCCCCGGCACTGTCGCCAAGGCTGTCATATACTTCTTGCCCGAAGCAATTGATTGTCGTTTTGGCGTTGGTGTCTTTAAGGGCAACCGCTGAGGCACCAGTGCCCGCCGGGCTGGTCCAATTAAAGGCCGCGCCGTTGGCAACCCGAACCGGGGCATTACCACCATTGCTGGTCGCATTGCCACCATTGCTGGCGGCGGCGCCATTGCTGGCACTGATACCGCCCGACACGCCGGCCGCTTTCCAACTGAGGTCAGAGACACTAACCCCGACGCCAAGCCCAAAACGCAGGCCCCAATTTTTGGCTTTATCAAGCGTCAAACGATAGGACGGGGTCAGGGTAATAACATGGTATGGTGAGCTAAAGTTATATGGGTTGTTACCGATGGTGCTTTGCCAACTATGATTAAGCCCCAAATAATCGGCCGCCAGGCCCCAGCCAAGGCGGCTGGTGTAACCCAACGACAAGCCATAGCCAAAGCCAGACGAGCCATTTGATTTGCTGGCCGTGACGCCATTTGGCGCGGTGACGGCACTGGCAAAATTGTAAACATAGCCCAAGTCGGCTTTTAACAATAATTTGCCATCAATTTTATCGGCCAACATGTTGGTGTTTGGCTTGATATTTTTATTGGCGGCGCGTTCAGCGGCGGCTTGGCGTGCGTCGTCGGCGGCGTCTGCCGCGGCTTGCCTTGCATCAGCCGCTTTTTCGGCGGCGGCACGTCTCGCTTCAGTGGTTTTTTCAGCGCGGTCGGCGGCGGTGGCGTTGCTCGCATTACTATTGATGAAGCTGGTTGGGGTGGCCGATTTGCTAATTTGCGTTGGTTGCGCACCAGGGCGCATTGTTTGCACCGCTGGCGCACCAGCAGAGCGCATTGGTTGCACCGCTGGCGCGGGCTTATCGGTTGTAACCGACACAACTTTTAACGATTCCTTACCATTTGGCAATTTGGTCGTAGCAACCTTGACATTAACATTGTCAGGATAATTTGCTTTATCACCATATTTTTTTTCAAAATCACCATTTAATACATGGTTCAGCCAGGCGAGAATGGCGGCCTTAACATCGGCCAGGTATTTGCCATTCTGTTTGGTCAGGTTATAGGTTTGGGTCGTGCCCTCTTGGCCCTGCATCATGCCGGCCGACAGAATTAATTGTTGCGCATTTACAGCCCATGGGGTGAAGGCCGCCATGACGCTGAGCGAAGTCCCCAGCATGAGATAGGCCATGCGTGGGTTTTTGATTTTTGTAATTTTTTTCATCTTAGTGTCCCCCTAAAGATTTAATATTGTTGTTTTGCTGGCCGACCATCGCCGCAATGGTTTGCGGTTTTTAGGTGATGGCGGTAACAAATACCGATGTCAGGACGTAAGTGAAAACAATGATTCAACCGGAGCCATGGCCCGATAGGCCACAGCACCCGCACCACGCCAATAATATTGGCGTTTCGGGTATAATACGACCGGTATAACCAGCACGTAGGAGCGATTGAATGGATATTGTCCCCATTTTTTGTCCCTTTGTTTTTTTATTCACAATAAAAAATTACTTTTTCATGCGAATACTTGGTTTATACTATGTTTAAGAGTATTTGTCAATATTATTTTTGTTTTTTTCTACTAAATAATTGCAAATACTTGATAAATGATTGTAAAAAAAAATTATCCAATTATTTATAATAGCATTGGCGGGACAAACCCGGTGATAATTTTGCAAAAAATAGACCAGAACGGGCCAGATAAGCCTTTGCCGACCGTGGCTTTAGGCTATTGTTGGTGGCTAAAAGCGATGGTTTTTAGGCGTTGTAATTATGTTGCGCGCCCGCACATCGATTAAAAATATAAACAACTTTAGATAAGCACGGCGCGGTATTTTTCAAAATCCTCAAGCGCCTTACCCGCGCCACGCACCACGCATTCCAATGGATTTTCAGAAATCAGCACCGACAGGCCCGATTCCGCGCTGATATAACGGGCGATGTTACGCAATAACGCGCCACCGCCGGTTAGCATAATACCGCGATCGACCAAATCGGCGGCTAATTCGGGCGGGGTGGCCTCCATGGCTTTTTTTATCGCCTCGGCAATTTGCCGCAATGGCTCCTGCAGGGCATCGGCCACTTGGTTTTCGTCGATTTCTTCCTCCAATAGGCGACCCTCGTCAACTTTGCGGCCCTTAATTTTCATGCTTTGAATCGGTTCTTTCTTCGCATGCCATGCCGTGCCGATGTTGTGTTTGATAATTTCGGCGGTCGCCTCGCCAATTACCATGCGCATTTTGCGCCGCACGTAATCGATAATCGCCTCGTTCATGCGGTCACCCGCCACCCGCAACGACGCGGCATAAACCAAACCGCCCAGGGAAATCACCGCAACCTCGGTCGTGCCACCGCCGATGTCGACAATCATCAAACCGCTGGGGTCATTAACCGGCAAATCCGCGCCGATGGCGGCGGCCATTGGTTCCTCAATCAGGTAAACACGTCTTGCGCCGGCCGATTCGACCGATTCTTGAATAGCGCGCCGTTCGACCGGTGTCGCGCCCGATGGCACGCTGACGACGATAAGTGGGCTTTTTAAAAAATGGGTTGGCACCACCTTTTTCATGAAATATTTTATCATCGCCTCGGCGACTTCAAAATCGGCAACCACACCATCGCGCAACGGGCGAATGGTGACGACGTCTTCGGGCGTTTTGCCCTGCATTCTTTTGGCTTCCTCGCCGACCGCCTCGACCACTTTACGGCCGCGAATGTCGCGCACCGTGACGATAGATGGTTCGTTTAGGACAATCCCCTTGCCACGGATATAAATAAGCGTGTTGGCGGTGCCGAGGTCGATGGCGACGTCGGTAAAAAACATATTTGATAACTTTTCCAAGAACATTTGCAATGACTACTAGCTATTTTTTACAGGGTTTTCAAATCAAAAGTTAAAATTTTTTGTTGTTTTATACGTTATTGCAATAATATATTGCAATTTTTGTTGTTGCAGTGCCTCTTGCAATTTTCTTACCATATTTTGTCCCACGCCATTTTTAATGCCTTGTCGACATCGGCCATGGTGGCCGGGTTATGCAACGCCCGAACCGACGTCACACCATAGCGCGAGTCAGAAATTCCGCAAGGGATAATTCTGTCAAAGGCGCGCAAATCAGGACAGATATTAACAGCCACCCCGTGGCTGGCGACCAACTTGGCATGGTTATTAACGCGCGATGGCGACAGCCGCACGCCAATCGCGCAGATTTTATTGGCGATGATTTGTTGCGGGGTGGGTTGCTCCGCAACCCAGTTGTTTTGGTTGGGCGCTGTTGGCACCCACAGCCCAATTTTGTCTTTGTCGTCGGGTAGGAATGTTTCGATGCCAATAATTTTTAGCGCGCCCTGCACCCATTTTAACAAACGCTGGACGTAATCATGGGCGTGCAAACCGCGCGCCGTGATATCCATAATCACATAACAAACCCGTTGCCCCGGGCCGTGCCAGGTTGTTTGCCCGCCGCGACCGGTGGCAATGATGGTGGTGGGGGTGGTGGCGGCGTTGTTGGTTGTTGTGGCGGTTTCAATTTTTAAATTCTCGGCGGGGGCGGTGTCGGCGACGGGCAACCCAGTGCCGATGGTGTAGGTCGATGGATGTTCCAAGCACCAAATCAAATCACCCGCCGTGCCGTTTTTTATGGCGTCCACCCGTTGGTTCATCGCCGCCATGGCATCGTTATAATCAACCGGCGATTCGCTGATTTTCCATTCTATTTTATTCATAATAATCAATTACTTGCAATAATATAGCGCGCGGTTTTTTTTGTTAGATGGCGCAAATGAAATGGCTGTTTTTCGCGCCAACCTTGCCATATGCCATGGTCATGGTCGCGCCGTCGAGGGGCGCAGGGTTTTTGTCGATGGGAAGGAGTGTACCGCCAAATGGCGCGATAAGGGCGTGGCCGGCGGCAATATCCCATTCATAACTTGGCGCGGTGCGCGGGTAATAATTGGCGGTGCCGTCGAGCAGGGCGAAGAATTTTAACGCACTGCCACGGCGGGCGACGCGTGTAATTTTTTTGCCAAGGATTTTTTCAAAACGCTCGGGGTAGGGGTCGCTGGGCGATACAACAATCGCGACATCGGGTAATTTTTTTGGTTGGCTTATTTTTTGTAATTTTTTTGCCGGGTCGGAAAGCGGCGCGGCCATGTCACCCGCGCCATCATAAAAATAAACGCCAGGCTTGCCCCCCAGGTAACCGCTGTTGATGGTTGGTTGCCAAATCGCGCCAAAGGTTGGGCGGCCATGTTCGATAAGGGCAAGGCTGATGGAAAATTCGCCGCTTTTTTTAATGAATTCTTTGGTGCCGTCCAACGGGTCGAGCAAGAAATAATTATCCGCCGGCGGGAACTTGTCGGCATCAAAATCTTCCTCGCTCACCAATGGTATCCCCGGGTAATATTGCGTTAATATGGTTTTAAAAATTTCGTGTGATGCCATGTCGGCCGGCGTGACCGGGCTGTTGTCGGGTTTGGTGGTGATGGTGGTGGTGGCTTTTTGATATTCGGCCATGATGGCTTGGCTGGCCATAAGCGACGCACCCAATATTATTTCCAACATATTATCCATGGTCATCATCGTTAGGCTGACACACCGCGCTTGTCAATGGTCGTCAATGGTCGTCAATGGTTGTCAATGGTTGTCAATGGTTGTCCCGGCTTGTCAATCTTTGCCAAGCGGCGTGAATTATTTCTGTGGGTAGGGCGGTAATACCCTCTTGACAAAGCGCGAAATT comes from the Hydrotalea sp. genome and includes:
- the lipB gene encoding lipoyl(octanoyl) transferase LipB, which produces MNKIEWKISESPVDYNDAMAAMNQRVDAIKNGTAGDLIWCLEHPSTYTIGTGLPVADTAPAENLKIETATTTNNAATTPTTIIATGRGGQTTWHGPGQRVCYVIMDITARGLHAHDYVQRLLKWVQGALKIIGIETFLPDDKDKIGLWVPTAPNQNNWVAEQPTPQQIIANKICAIGVRLSPSRVNNHAKLVASHGVAVNICPDLRAFDRIIPCGISDSRYGVTSVRALHNPATMADVDKALKMAWDKIW
- a CDS encoding inositol monophosphatase family protein, with translation MDNMLEIILGASLMASQAIMAEYQKATTTITTKPDNSPVTPADMASHEIFKTILTQYYPGIPLVSEEDFDADKFPPADNYFLLDPLDGTKEFIKKSGEFSISLALIEHGRPTFGAIWQPTINSGYLGGKPGVYFYDGAGDMAAPLSDPAKKLQKISQPKKLPDVAIVVSPSDPYPERFEKILGKKITRVARRGSALKFFALLDGTANYYPRTAPSYEWDIAAGHALIAPFGGTLLPIDKNPAPLDGATMTMAYGKVGAKNSHFICAI
- a CDS encoding rod shape-determining protein codes for the protein MFLEKLSNMFFTDVAIDLGTANTLIYIRGKGIVLNEPSIVTVRDIRGRKVVEAVGEEAKRMQGKTPEDVVTIRPLRDGVVADFEVAEAMIKYFMKKVVPTHFLKSPLIVVSVPSGATPVERRAIQESVESAGARRVYLIEEPMAAAIGADLPVNDPSGLMIVDIGGGTTEVAVISLGGLVYAASLRVAGDRMNEAIIDYVRRKMRMVIGEATAEIIKHNIGTAWHAKKEPIQSMKIKGRKVDEGRLLEEEIDENQVADALQEPLRQIAEAIKKAMEATPPELAADLVDRGIMLTGGGALLRNIARYISAESGLSVLISENPLECVVRGAGKALEDFEKYRAVLI